A genome region from Setaria italica strain Yugu1 chromosome III, Setaria_italica_v2.0, whole genome shotgun sequence includes the following:
- the LOC101764027 gene encoding CTD nuclear envelope phosphatase 1 homolog → MSAATEVAPVQQRGHAAAAVWRAVAGWLGLLFQILLRIVRGTPSSWAQLLSFVGLRHPLLPVAAQAQPSPEVAFVQLPSEAPADASPPPLRRLTVVLDLDETLVSAYESSSLPATLRTQAVEAGLRCFDMECTSAEKDAEGRQRVNRVTVFERPGLHEFLQRTSEFADLVLFTAGLEGYAKPLVDRIDAHNRFIHRLYRPSTVTTEYRDHVKDLSCLSKDFQRIVLVDNNPYSFLLQPLNGIPCITFSAGQPIDDQLMGTIFPLLKHLSLQKDVRPALYETFHMPEWFQGQGIPQIEQAV, encoded by the exons atgtcggcggcgacggaggtggCGCCAGTTCAGCAGCGCggccatgcggcggcggcggtttggcgggcggtggcggggtgGCTCGGCCTGCTCTTCCAGATCCTGCTCCGGATCGTCCGCGGCACGCCCTCCTCGTGGGCGCAGCTCCTCTCCTTCGTGGGCCTGCGCCACCCGCTTCTCCCAGTCGCCGCCCAGGCGCAGCCCTCGCCTGAGGTGGCCTTCGTGCAGCTCCCCTCCGAGGCACCCGCTgacgcctcgcctccgccgctccgGCGTCTCACG GTGGTGCTTGACTTGGATGAAACTCTAGTTTCTGCATACGAGTCATCGAGCCTTCCTGCTACTCTGCGCACCCAGGCTGTTGAAGCAGGATTGCGTTGCTTTGACATGGAGTGCACATCGGCTGAAAAG GATGCTGAAGGAAGGCAGAGGGTAAATCGTGTAACTGTCTTTGAGCGTCCTGGTTTGCACGAGTTTTTGCAGCGAACTAGCGAATTTGCTGACCTTGTTCTCTTTACAGCTGGTTTGGAAG GTTATGCAAAACCTCTAGTTGACAGGATAGATGCTCATAACAGATTCATTCACCGTCTCTATCGTCCATCAACTGTTACTAC GGAATACAGAGATCATGTAAAAGATCTTTCTTGTTTGTCCAAAGATTTCCAGAGAATTGTCCTTGTTGATAACAATCCGTACAGTTTCTTACTTCAACCATTGAATGGAATACCTTGTATTACATTTTCAGCTGGACAACCTATTGATGATCAG CTTATGGGAACGATATTCCCGCTTCTCAAGCACCTTTCTCTGCAAAAAGATGTTAGGCCCGCATTGTATGAAACGTTTCACATGCCAGAGTGGTTCCAAGGACAAGGAATCCCACAAATTGAACAAGCAGTTTAG
- the LOC101764437 gene encoding uncharacterized protein At4g08330, chloroplastic has protein sequence MPARLLFLAARWQKGKPSQRGARGRPNPALTVGGSASQIRRLLPTPRQAEQSRVVGPPRRGRASMVRALDSYSSVKDVAYSCGYCGYALNLSSSTRNTANIGSKYGKQIRKGVVSFFAIDENRFTQTDEVSCMPYFHSSRSWGFFRNRTRLLCRKCSGHIGNAYEDEDFTLCEASDDLDMSSKSSSTSTRKKYVIKINALQPSSDDDSGALFSRDGNLNSELQPCVPCHVN, from the exons ATGCCTGCCCGTCTCCTTTTTCTAGCTGCGCGGTGGCAGAAAGGAAAGCCGAGCCAGCGCGGCGCCCGCGGACGCCCCAACCCCGCCTTGACCGTTGGCGGCTCCGCATCCCAAATCAGACGCCTCCTCCCTACCCCTCGGCAAGCGGAGCAATCGAGGGTGGTTGGTCCGCCGAGGCGGGGGAGAGCGAGCATGGTGAGGGCCCTCGACAGCTATTCCTCCGTCAAGGACGTCGCCTACAG CTGTGGATACTGCGGCTATGCATTAAATTTGAGCTCCTCCACACGGAACACGGCCAACATCGGATCCAAGTATGGCAAGCAGATCAGGAAAGGTGTTGTCTCATTCTTTGCAATTGATGAGAACCGTTTTACACAAACTGATGAGGTGAGCTGCATGCCATACTTCCATTCAAGCCGTTCATGGGGCTTCTTCAGAAACAGGACACGGTTGCTCTGTCGGAAATGCAGTGGTCATATTGGTAATGCTTATGAAGATGAGGATTTCACTTTGTGCGAAGCCTCAGATGATCTGGACATGAGCTCCAAGAGCAGCAGCACATCCACTCGGAAGAAATATGTTATCAAGATCAATGCACTACAGCCCTCATCGGACGATGACTCTGGTGCTCTCTTCTCCCGTGATGGcaatctgaattctgaactgCAGCCATGTGTGCCTTGTCATGTTAACTGA